In Bythopirellula goksoeyrii, a single window of DNA contains:
- a CDS encoding DUF1559 domain-containing protein → MKKSEKAFTLVELLVVIAIIGILVALLLPAVQAAREAARRTGCLNNISQLALATHNYEFGVEHLPAGVINPTGPIRSEPDGQKVSWIVQILPYMEMSTVYELFDQEAGAFAPVNAPIRAVSVSLLMCPSFPGSEKNQDETIAFGTYAGCHDGSETPIDDDNNGVMFLNSNIRYSDILDGSSQTLLIGEMMPLESSLGWVSGTRATLRNTSKIESRYRWSQRNKEAESDPPGPLEVGGFDSAHPGIVNIALADGSSRALNVDTDEKVLEQLGNRADGVLQKEY, encoded by the coding sequence ATGAAAAAATCAGAAAAAGCTTTTACTTTAGTAGAACTTCTGGTGGTGATTGCCATCATCGGCATCCTGGTCGCACTGCTGCTCCCCGCAGTCCAGGCGGCGCGCGAAGCAGCTCGGCGTACCGGATGCCTCAATAACATCTCACAATTGGCACTTGCCACGCACAACTATGAATTTGGAGTCGAGCATCTCCCTGCGGGGGTGATCAATCCGACCGGTCCAATCCGCAGCGAACCCGACGGTCAAAAGGTGAGCTGGATCGTGCAAATCCTCCCCTACATGGAAATGAGTACCGTCTATGAACTTTTCGACCAAGAGGCGGGCGCCTTCGCGCCGGTGAATGCTCCCATTCGAGCGGTCTCCGTTTCGCTGTTGATGTGCCCTTCATTCCCTGGTAGCGAGAAAAATCAAGACGAAACAATCGCCTTTGGAACCTACGCTGGTTGCCACGATGGGAGCGAAACACCAATCGACGATGACAACAATGGAGTAATGTTTCTCAATAGTAACATCCGCTACAGCGACATTCTCGATGGCAGTTCACAGACTTTGCTAATAGGGGAGATGATGCCGTTGGAGAGCAGTCTCGGCTGGGTAAGTGGCACCCGGGCTACTTTGCGTAACACAAGCAAGATCGAGAGTCGCTATCGGTGGTCTCAACGAAACAAAGAGGCTGAGTCTGATCCACCAGGACCTTTGGAGGTCGGGGGTTTCGATAGCGCTCATCCTGGAATTGTGAACATCGCTCTAGCTGATGGATCCAGTCGCGCATTGAACGTAGACACTGACGAGAAAGTGCTCGAACAATTGGGCAATCGCGCCGATGGTGTCTTGCAGAAGGAGTATTGA
- a CDS encoding prepilin-type N-terminal cleavage/methylation domain-containing protein, whose amino-acid sequence MRHHNGFTLIEVMVSISVSSVLMVLSLGMVHRVMNLESSSRDQARVSRSMTRLGHDFRSDVQRSSAVETDHEAVLELTFADGAVVTYRVLDEHVLREQAVDDSRTRREYYNLPADADVEFTEHVSPTRWEISVTRDLKLVGIAPRPLLQTMAEVGRLLRLAGLQEVKQ is encoded by the coding sequence ATGAGACATCACAACGGCTTTACGCTCATCGAGGTGATGGTATCCATCTCTGTCAGCAGCGTCCTGATGGTATTGTCGCTGGGGATGGTGCATCGCGTAATGAATCTGGAATCGAGTTCTCGCGATCAGGCCCGGGTGAGTCGATCAATGACGAGGCTAGGCCACGATTTTCGCAGCGACGTGCAACGATCTTCTGCCGTTGAAACCGATCATGAAGCTGTCCTAGAACTGACTTTTGCTGACGGAGCGGTCGTTACCTACCGAGTGCTCGATGAGCATGTGCTCCGTGAACAGGCTGTGGATGATTCCCGCACTCGGCGTGAATATTACAATCTGCCGGCGGACGCAGACGTCGAATTTACTGAGCATGTTTCACCCACCCGCTGGGAAATCTCTGTCACTCGCGACTTGAAGTTGGTAGGAATCGCTCCTCGGCCACTGCTACAAACCATGGCTGAAGTGGGACGACTCCTGCGATTGGCCGGTCTGCAGGAGGTGAAACAATGA
- a CDS encoding type IV pilus modification PilV family protein yields the protein MIRSRFYRIAERPRLVVVSKTGKSGRPTRHGITMTELLVAATLLIGAMSFAGPLAVRSGRLQQDARHYQSALEEVSNQLERLTALEDEERERALADLTPSPIAQASLPNPQLSAETIDDFDGLRLVIRIQWDRLGQPKPLELVGWIEPPPLAKETP from the coding sequence ATGATTAGATCAAGGTTTTATCGCATTGCAGAACGACCACGCCTGGTCGTTGTTTCGAAGACGGGCAAGAGTGGCCGTCCTACGCGCCACGGCATCACGATGACGGAATTGCTCGTGGCCGCCACGCTTTTGATTGGTGCGATGTCGTTCGCTGGACCGTTGGCCGTGCGGAGTGGTCGATTGCAACAAGACGCACGGCATTACCAGTCTGCACTCGAGGAAGTTTCCAACCAGTTAGAACGACTCACCGCACTGGAGGACGAAGAACGTGAAAGGGCACTTGCAGACCTAACGCCGTCTCCCATAGCACAAGCCTCGCTGCCGAATCCGCAACTTTCGGCCGAAACGATTGACGACTTCGATGGCCTGCGTCTCGTAATACGAATTCAATGGGATCGACTGGGCCAGCCGAAACCCTTGGAGCTCGTCGGCTGGATCGAGCCCCCTCCCTTAGCGAAAGAAACACCATGA
- a CDS encoding type II secretion system F family protein gives MQAHFPTFARVKHALRRLSPVLTTPWWPADRIASKQRSLLRILRVAATERLEAAPLVASLAAEHRFRFRRRLRLLARRLAAGTPLADALEQTPGVVSDEQQLAIRLGDQSGTLPAVLTNLLEREDTTAKQVDMRVRQLGFYATITMTIFVLVLSFIMIKIMPSFQAIFDDFSLDLSDPTIWMIRVSNWAVNYWYLIAIVVAGFLWLIRSERARRFCRRNIWSRLLPPIAQLRSADLLNLLSVSVRSGRPLAGSLSTLARYHYDTLMRHKLLFVRNEIEQGADIWESMATAHLLTPPESRALNDSTSPQSRAWSMSQLARLRRDRVGGRIEIVVMLLQTLVILIMAGAVLMVGLACLTPLIDLVSGLA, from the coding sequence TTGCAAGCTCATTTCCCCACCTTTGCACGAGTCAAACATGCCTTGCGACGGCTCTCGCCGGTGCTGACCACTCCTTGGTGGCCAGCGGATAGGATTGCATCAAAACAGCGGTCCTTGCTGAGAATTCTTCGAGTAGCGGCAACCGAACGACTGGAGGCTGCTCCGCTGGTCGCGAGTTTGGCTGCGGAACATCGCTTTCGTTTTCGCCGCCGCTTGCGCTTGCTAGCCAGGCGATTGGCCGCTGGAACGCCGCTAGCCGATGCCTTGGAGCAAACCCCGGGAGTAGTCTCCGACGAACAGCAGTTAGCAATTCGATTAGGCGATCAATCAGGCACCTTACCAGCTGTCCTTACCAACCTCCTGGAGCGAGAAGACACGACTGCCAAACAAGTGGATATGCGCGTCCGGCAATTAGGATTCTATGCGACGATTACTATGACCATATTTGTGCTTGTACTGAGCTTCATCATGATCAAGATAATGCCTAGTTTCCAAGCAATTTTTGATGACTTCTCTTTGGATTTATCCGACCCCACGATCTGGATGATTCGTGTAAGTAATTGGGCAGTAAACTATTGGTATCTGATAGCCATCGTAGTCGCTGGCTTCCTATGGCTCATTCGCTCAGAAAGGGCTCGTCGCTTCTGTCGCCGGAACATATGGTCGCGACTTTTGCCTCCGATTGCCCAGTTGCGCTCGGCAGATTTATTGAATTTGCTATCCGTCTCCGTCCGGTCCGGGCGACCCCTGGCCGGGTCATTGTCTACGTTGGCCCGATATCACTACGACACACTCATGCGGCACAAGCTGTTGTTCGTCCGCAACGAAATCGAGCAAGGGGCTGACATCTGGGAGAGCATGGCTACGGCTCACCTCTTAACTCCACCAGAATCTCGAGCACTCAATGACTCTACCTCGCCTCAGTCACGTGCCTGGTCCATGTCGCAGCTGGCACGGTTGAGGCGGGACCGTGTGGGAGGTCGAATTGAAATCGTCGTCATGCTTCTCCAGACACTAGTGATTCTGATTATGGCCGGGGCGGTATTGATGGTAGGCCTAGCTTGTCTTACACCGCTCATTGATTTGGTATCGGGACTCGCGTGA